The Papaver somniferum cultivar HN1 chromosome 3, ASM357369v1, whole genome shotgun sequence genome includes a region encoding these proteins:
- the LOC113359932 gene encoding uncharacterized protein LOC113359932 — translation MCYVNGCIGGVRWCFIFPFLLWNIWLARNRFVFERKEFHAYRTLAREYYFGLQDDKKASKVYQERQVPWSFLSTGYCKLNTDGASAGGVSTGIGKVIDDEKFLTCFSKYIYIIGNNKIEIWVVRDGLKVVVDLRIQKLEVESDPTFTIQFCGGNVRPPWGMPLLVEYIISFKDKFSVVVFKHEYKESNGATGCLTKLSSKKELEG, via the coding sequence ATGTGTTATGTTAATGGGTGTATTGGCGGTGTAAGGTGGTGcttcatttttccttttttgttATGGAATATTTGGCTTGCAAGAAACAGGTTTGTTTTTGAAAGAAAGGAATTCCATGCTTACAGAACTCTAGCTAGAGAATACTACTTTGGTTTGCAGGATGACAAGAAGGCTAGTAAAGTCTATCAAGAGAGACAGGTACCTTGGAGTTTTCTCAGTACAGGTTACTGCAAACTTAACACTGATGGGGCTTCGGCTGGTGGTGTTTCTACAGGTATTGGGAAAGTTATTGATGATGAGAAGTTTTTAACATGCTTCAGCAAGTACATCTACATTATTGGAAATAATAAAATTGAGATTTGGGTTGTTCGAGATGGTCTCAAGGTTGTTGTGGACTTAAGAATTCAGAAGTTGGAAGTCGAAAGTGACCCGACTTTCACGATCCAGTTTTGTGGAGGTAACGTCAGACCCCCATGGGGAATGCCACTTCTTGTTGAATATATTATCAGTTTCAAGGACAAGTTTTCAGTCGTAGTGTTTAAGCACGAATATAAAGAATCAAACGGCGCTACTGGCTGTCTCACTAAGTTGTCTAGTAAAAAAGAACTTGAAGGATAA